One Streptomyces sp. ML-6 DNA segment encodes these proteins:
- a CDS encoding AraC family transcriptional regulator, whose product MDVLTGLLEGPKARGAFLLKSVFNPPWSLRVEDRAPISLVTMVHGDARVIPDRGVPARIGPGDVAVLRGPDPYTIADAPDTPVQVTVGPEQRCSTTEGEDVTDTMALGVRTWGDPIGQGSAVMLSGTYQAPSEIGRRLLNALPALLVRPAALDDTPLVPLLAEEIGRDAPGQELVLDRLLDLLFVNVLRTWLAEPDAGAPAWYRAQSDPVVGPALRLLHENPARAWTVESLARKVGVSRAGLARRFTEVVGEPPMTYLAGWRLALAADLLREPDATVATVARQVGYSSAFALSSAFKRVRGMSPQEYRTNGASREVQPSAAPSQTVVLGD is encoded by the coding sequence ATGGACGTGCTCACCGGCCTCCTGGAGGGGCCCAAGGCGCGCGGCGCCTTTCTGCTCAAGTCCGTCTTCAACCCGCCCTGGTCGCTGCGTGTCGAGGACCGTGCCCCGATCTCCCTGGTCACCATGGTCCACGGCGATGCCCGGGTGATCCCCGACCGCGGAGTCCCGGCCCGCATCGGCCCCGGTGACGTCGCGGTGCTGCGCGGCCCCGACCCGTACACCATCGCCGACGCCCCGGACACCCCCGTCCAGGTCACCGTCGGCCCCGAACAGCGCTGCAGCACCACCGAGGGCGAGGACGTCACCGACACCATGGCCCTGGGGGTCCGCACCTGGGGCGACCCGATCGGCCAGGGCTCGGCGGTCATGCTCAGCGGCACGTACCAGGCGCCCAGCGAGATCGGCCGCCGCCTGCTCAACGCCCTGCCCGCCCTCCTGGTCCGCCCCGCCGCCCTCGACGACACCCCGCTCGTGCCCCTGCTGGCCGAGGAGATCGGGCGCGACGCGCCGGGCCAGGAACTGGTCCTGGACCGTCTGCTCGACCTGCTCTTCGTCAACGTGCTGCGCACCTGGCTCGCCGAACCGGACGCCGGGGCGCCCGCCTGGTACCGGGCCCAGTCCGACCCGGTCGTGGGCCCCGCCCTGCGGCTCCTGCACGAGAACCCGGCCCGCGCCTGGACGGTGGAGTCGCTGGCCCGCAAGGTCGGCGTCTCCCGGGCGGGCCTCGCCCGCCGCTTCACCGAGGTGGTGGGGGAGCCGCCGATGACGTACCTGGCCGGCTGGCGGCTCGCCCTGGCCGCCGACCTGCTGCGCGAACCCGACGCCACCGTGGCCACGGTGGCCCGTCAGGTCGGCTACAGCAGCGCGTTCGCGCTGAGCTCGGCCTTCAAACGGGTACGGGGGATGAGCCCGCAGGAGTACCGCACGAACGGCGCCTCGCGGGAGGTGCAGCCCTCGGCGGCCCCGTCGCAGACGGTCGTGCTGGGCGACTGA
- a CDS encoding DUF6518 family protein: MKITLGSLVAGAGFGTVTSLANALSSPYTEIGAPLKGTPGGRTAKVLSLLLDSGWAWAALAVAAGWLAGTLVRGALAGTLSLIAATVAYYLTDAYVADAESAMAYWAVAALLFGPALGAVGAAVRRPGRVGLFAALTVPVGAAVQMVVMPPRPHLTLTPSIVLAEAVVWTGAVLGVVLAVRRFRAERRTVTVSPM, from the coding sequence ATGAAGATCACTCTGGGGAGTCTCGTCGCCGGGGCGGGTTTCGGGACCGTCACCTCGCTCGCCAACGCGCTCTCGTCGCCGTACACGGAGATCGGGGCGCCGCTCAAGGGCACGCCCGGGGGCAGGACCGCCAAGGTGCTCAGTCTGCTGCTGGACTCGGGCTGGGCCTGGGCCGCGCTGGCGGTGGCGGCGGGCTGGCTGGCCGGGACCCTGGTCCGGGGCGCGCTGGCCGGGACGCTGTCGCTGATCGCCGCCACGGTGGCGTACTACCTGACGGACGCCTATGTCGCGGACGCCGAGTCCGCCATGGCCTATTGGGCGGTGGCGGCGCTGCTGTTCGGGCCGGCCCTCGGCGCGGTGGGAGCGGCCGTCCGGCGGCCCGGACGGGTCGGCCTGTTCGCGGCGCTGACGGTCCCGGTGGGCGCCGCCGTGCAGATGGTCGTGATGCCACCCCGGCCGCACCTCACCCTGACCCCGTCGATCGTGCTGGCCGAGGCCGTCGTCTGGACGGGCGCCGTACTGGGCGTCGTGCTGGCCGTCCGCCGCTTCCGGGCCGAGCGGCGGACGGTGACGGTGTCGCCCATGTGA
- a CDS encoding alpha/beta hydrolase, with protein MTAVATAPVAETVAYPSDGGLLALTVLAPLGTPSGTTVVLSHGWAASRRVWGTVADRLIREGHRVVLYDQRGHGASVPGREPFGIARLGEDLGTVIDRVDAPDAVVVGHSGGGFAALSYVSSGARALKGLVLLGTAAHGQDTPDGEVRMMGSALFSRALSRPALGRRLLGQTMGKRADPRAMEVNRQMFAATSPRVRADAFRSSRGMDLREALGNVRVPTVVLAGEGDRVIAPELGRAVADALPKARFEELGSVGHMLPLEAPDAVVRAVRELV; from the coding sequence ATGACCGCGGTCGCGACCGCGCCGGTCGCGGAGACGGTTGCGTACCCGAGTGACGGGGGCCTGCTCGCGCTCACCGTCCTGGCCCCCCTCGGCACCCCGTCGGGCACCACCGTGGTCCTGTCCCACGGCTGGGCGGCGTCCCGGCGGGTGTGGGGCACGGTGGCGGACCGGCTGATCCGGGAGGGGCACCGGGTCGTGCTGTACGACCAGCGCGGGCACGGTGCCTCGGTGCCGGGCCGCGAGCCGTTCGGCATCGCCCGCCTCGGCGAGGACCTGGGCACCGTCATCGACCGGGTGGACGCCCCCGACGCGGTGGTCGTGGGCCACTCCGGCGGCGGCTTCGCGGCCCTGTCGTACGTCTCCTCGGGGGCGCGCGCGCTGAAGGGCCTGGTGCTGCTGGGCACGGCGGCGCACGGCCAGGACACCCCGGACGGCGAGGTGCGGATGATGGGCAGCGCGCTGTTCTCCCGGGCGCTGTCCCGGCCGGCGCTGGGCCGCAGGCTGCTGGGGCAGACCATGGGCAAGCGGGCCGACCCGCGGGCCATGGAGGTCAACCGGCAGATGTTCGCGGCCACTTCGCCCCGGGTACGGGCGGACGCGTTCCGCTCCTCGCGCGGCATGGACCTGCGCGAGGCGCTCGGGAACGTCCGGGTGCCGACGGTCGTGCTGGCGGGCGAGGGCGACCGGGTGATCGCCCCGGAGCTGGGCCGCGCGGTGGCGGACGCCCTGCCGAAGGCCCGGTTCGAGGAGCTGGGTTCCGTGGGGCACATGCTGCCCCTGGAGGCTCCGGACGCGGTCGTGCGGGCGGTGCGGGAGCTGGTGTGA
- a CDS encoding SRPBCC family protein translates to MTSYDLIDEAVVDAPREAVWDALLAEFRGGGRWWVPANTFAVSSGAPDVVGGEVAVTVHTKGVDKGGPKLRFTARTTAVDPGRRLSVEYVDGAFRGVSDFVLDPVDDGARTRIGMHFRGRPHGWLRLLAKVADIGAEHSRATSAAFVSLNRVLAKERALAKERA, encoded by the coding sequence ATGACCAGTTACGACCTGATCGACGAGGCGGTCGTCGACGCGCCCCGGGAGGCCGTCTGGGACGCGCTGCTCGCCGAGTTCCGCGGCGGGGGGCGCTGGTGGGTGCCGGCCAACACCTTCGCGGTCTCGTCCGGCGCGCCGGACGTGGTGGGCGGCGAGGTCGCGGTCACGGTGCACACCAAGGGCGTCGACAAGGGCGGCCCCAAGCTGCGGTTCACCGCGCGCACGACCGCGGTGGATCCGGGGCGGCGGCTGTCGGTCGAGTACGTCGACGGGGCGTTCCGGGGGGTGAGCGACTTCGTGCTCGACCCGGTGGACGACGGCGCCCGGACCCGGATCGGGATGCACTTCCGGGGCCGCCCGCACGGCTGGCTGCGGCTGCTCGCCAAGGTCGCCGACATCGGCGCGGAGCATTCGCGGGCGACGAGCGCCGCGTTCGTGTCGCTGAACCGGGTCCTGGCGAAGGAACGGGCCCTGGCGAAGGAGCGGGCATGA
- a CDS encoding FAD-binding protein, with amino-acid sequence MNTTLSRRKVLGGITAAVVGWSAASQSWATAAEVSGGASVAPVPTLDGTLTTSAADLDRFRQDFGRLKGSAPWAVLRPGSDRDIARMVCYARTNGLKIAVNGQGGTGTDQESHSVYGQASVPAGGISIDARARSRIIRIDSTSAVVEAGVTWGQLTDAALRSGLTPPALPDYMHLSIGGTLSIGGIGGTVQKYGLLCDTVQSLDVVTGNGDLLTVSPSSCADLFDSVLSGGGQTAIILRAKVRLVPAPERSVVFSLFYDDLATYLADSEKVMAENRFHIQAGETLRRPDDSGWRYKMEVAANYSGGAVPDRARLLSGLRDSRAEAVIEDIGYRDYMFRLDGYEAYLKESGHWYQPKPWLSLFLPASKTRTFMEIVERELTAADLGGGFLLFYPYYTRKVTRPLAVQPAEPVGYLFDLLRFPDPGETGIRAMLDQNRRLYDKAVAMGGKRYLVGAVPGMTRADWKAHFGARWDGFCRAKRRYDPSNVLTPGQGFFGGEAG; translated from the coding sequence ATGAACACCACGCTCTCGCGGCGCAAGGTGCTGGGCGGCATCACGGCCGCGGTCGTCGGATGGAGTGCCGCGAGCCAGTCGTGGGCCACCGCGGCCGAGGTGTCCGGCGGCGCTTCCGTGGCGCCGGTGCCCACCCTTGACGGCACGCTGACCACCTCGGCCGCGGACCTGGACCGCTTCCGCCAGGACTTCGGACGGCTGAAGGGCTCGGCCCCCTGGGCGGTGCTGCGCCCCGGCTCCGACCGGGACATCGCCAGGATGGTCTGCTACGCCCGGACGAACGGTCTGAAGATCGCCGTGAACGGGCAGGGCGGCACCGGGACCGACCAGGAGTCGCACTCGGTCTACGGCCAGGCGTCCGTCCCCGCCGGCGGCATCTCCATCGACGCCCGCGCCAGGTCGAGGATCATCAGGATCGACTCGACCAGTGCGGTGGTGGAGGCGGGCGTCACCTGGGGCCAGCTGACGGACGCCGCGCTGAGGTCGGGCCTGACCCCGCCCGCGCTGCCCGACTACATGCACCTGTCGATCGGCGGGACGCTGTCCATCGGCGGCATCGGCGGCACCGTGCAGAAGTACGGCCTGCTGTGCGACACGGTCCAGTCGCTGGACGTCGTGACCGGCAACGGCGACCTGCTCACCGTGTCCCCGTCGTCCTGCGCCGACCTGTTCGACTCGGTGCTGTCGGGCGGCGGCCAGACCGCGATCATCCTGCGCGCCAAGGTGCGGCTGGTACCGGCCCCCGAACGGTCGGTGGTCTTCAGCCTCTTCTACGACGACCTGGCGACCTATCTCGCGGACAGCGAGAAGGTGATGGCGGAGAACCGCTTCCACATCCAGGCCGGCGAGACCCTGCGCAGGCCCGACGACTCGGGCTGGCGCTACAAGATGGAGGTCGCCGCCAACTACTCGGGCGGCGCCGTCCCGGACCGGGCGAGGCTGCTGTCGGGGCTGCGCGACAGCCGCGCCGAGGCGGTGATCGAGGACATCGGCTACCGGGACTACATGTTCCGGCTCGACGGCTACGAGGCGTACCTCAAGGAGAGCGGCCACTGGTACCAGCCCAAGCCCTGGCTGAGCCTGTTCCTGCCGGCCTCGAAGACCAGGACGTTCATGGAGATCGTCGAGAGGGAGCTGACCGCGGCCGACCTCGGCGGCGGGTTCCTGCTCTTCTACCCGTACTACACGCGCAAGGTGACCCGGCCGCTCGCGGTGCAGCCGGCCGAGCCGGTCGGCTACCTCTTCGACCTGCTGCGGTTCCCCGACCCCGGCGAGACCGGCATCCGGGCGATGCTGGACCAGAACCGCCGGCTGTACGACAAGGCCGTGGCGATGGGTGGCAAGCGGTACCTGGTCGGTGCGGTGCCGGGGATGACGAGGGCCGACTGGAAGGCGCACTTCGGGGCTCGCTGGGACGGTTTCTGCCGGGCGAAGCGGCGCTACGACCCGTCGAACGTCCTCACCCCGGGTCAGGGATTCTTCGGCGGAGAGGCGGGCTGA
- a CDS encoding NAD(P)/FAD-dependent oxidoreductase, whose protein sequence is MTSILEPARDDGVAAPAAPRPGGGGPTRHLRVAVIGSGFSGLGMAIRLLRGGTDDFLVFERADEVGGTWRDNTYPGAACDVMSHLYSFSFAQNPGWKSTFGKQEELLAYLRDVADRFGVRPHIRFNHELLSARWDEPTRRWYIETSQGDYTAQVLVSGTGYLSEPAYPDIPGLENFEGTVFHSSRWDHGHDLKGRDVAVIGTGASAIQFVPKIQPEVGRLDLYQRTPAWIGPKNDKPTSALQSKLLHKVPGYQNFRRNFNMWGREILAFVMKRPKVAGKMQKMASDHLVKSVPDEALRARLTPDYVMACKRLLFSNTWYPAIQQPNVDLVTDAITEVRAKSVVTADGTERVVDTIILGTGFKATDRPVAGRITGRDGRLLRDVWREHGMAAHRGTTVAGFPNLFLLLGPNTTLGHSSQVVMIEAQIGYVLDALRHMERRGLASVEVREEAQRAWNDEVQGRLDGTVWNAGNCRSWYLDEHGRNPSIWPTYTWRFRRRTRRFDLSEYRLATSVGAGRPTLDHA, encoded by the coding sequence GTGACGAGCATTCTCGAACCCGCGCGCGACGACGGCGTCGCCGCGCCCGCCGCACCCCGGCCGGGCGGCGGCGGACCCACCCGGCACCTGCGGGTCGCCGTGATCGGCAGCGGCTTCTCCGGACTGGGCATGGCGATCCGCCTGCTGCGCGGCGGGACCGACGACTTCCTGGTCTTCGAACGGGCCGACGAGGTGGGCGGGACCTGGCGGGACAACACCTACCCGGGCGCCGCCTGCGACGTGATGTCCCATCTGTACTCCTTCTCGTTCGCGCAGAACCCGGGCTGGAAGTCCACCTTCGGCAAGCAGGAGGAACTGCTCGCCTACCTGCGGGACGTGGCCGACCGGTTCGGGGTCCGCCCCCACATCCGGTTCAACCACGAGCTGCTCTCCGCCCGTTGGGACGAACCGACCCGGCGCTGGTACATCGAGACCTCGCAGGGCGACTACACCGCCCAGGTGCTGGTCTCGGGCACCGGCTACCTCTCCGAGCCGGCGTACCCGGACATCCCCGGGCTCGAAAACTTCGAGGGCACGGTGTTCCACTCCTCGCGCTGGGACCACGGCCACGACCTGAAGGGCCGCGACGTCGCCGTCATCGGCACGGGCGCCTCCGCCATCCAGTTCGTGCCGAAGATCCAGCCCGAGGTGGGACGGCTCGACCTGTACCAGCGCACCCCGGCGTGGATCGGCCCGAAGAACGACAAGCCGACCAGCGCGCTGCAGTCGAAGCTGCTGCACAAGGTGCCCGGATACCAGAACTTCCGACGCAACTTCAACATGTGGGGCCGCGAGATCCTGGCCTTCGTCATGAAGCGGCCCAAGGTCGCCGGGAAGATGCAGAAGATGGCAAGCGACCACCTGGTCAAGTCCGTGCCGGACGAGGCGCTGCGCGCCCGGCTCACGCCCGACTACGTCATGGCGTGCAAGCGGCTGCTGTTCTCCAACACCTGGTACCCGGCGATCCAGCAGCCCAACGTCGACCTGGTCACCGACGCCATCACCGAGGTGCGCGCCAAGTCGGTCGTCACGGCCGACGGCACCGAACGCGTCGTCGACACGATCATCCTCGGCACCGGGTTCAAGGCCACCGACCGGCCGGTCGCCGGACGCATCACGGGCCGCGACGGCCGACTGCTGCGCGACGTGTGGCGCGAGCACGGCATGGCGGCGCACCGCGGCACGACGGTCGCCGGATTCCCCAACCTGTTCCTGCTCCTCGGCCCCAACACCACCCTCGGGCACTCGTCCCAGGTCGTGATGATCGAGGCGCAGATCGGTTACGTACTGGACGCCCTGCGGCACATGGAGCGGCGCGGTCTGGCCAGTGTCGAGGTCCGCGAGGAGGCCCAGCGGGCCTGGAACGACGAGGTGCAGGGGCGCCTCGACGGGACCGTGTGGAACGCCGGGAACTGCCGGAGCTGGTACCTCGACGAGCACGGGCGCAACCCGTCGATCTGGCCCACCTACACCTGGCGGTTCCGCCGCCGCACCCGCCGCTTCGACCTGTCCGAGTACCGGCTGGCCACCTCGGTCGGGGCCGGCAGACCCACTCTTGACCACGCATAG
- a CDS encoding class I SAM-dependent methyltransferase encodes MTTVADRSVPEVDAIRHHYEVSNDFYRLLLGPTMMYSGGYWEEGEGLTEALDEAQERKLDTFVELAGAAGARRVLDVGCGWGTMLNRLTTVHGVEQAVGLTLSRTQEQFIAGLDNPRITTRVESWEDHVTDDPYDAAFCINALEHFVSSTLPPRERTKKYRVFFNKVGAALKPGGRFVLHTMTAEALPMNRQLLDDLKFLQRSEFENCHIPHLHELTQAAEGLFDVIEIVNERESFAVACRAWLKLLAARRDEAVALEGEEVVARFERYLDIFAYTLEDKFFNNFRVTIARR; translated from the coding sequence ATGACGACGGTCGCAGACAGGTCGGTCCCCGAGGTCGACGCGATCAGGCACCACTACGAGGTGAGCAACGACTTCTACCGCCTCCTGCTGGGCCCGACCATGATGTATTCCGGTGGGTACTGGGAGGAGGGCGAGGGCCTGACCGAGGCCCTCGACGAGGCCCAGGAGCGCAAGCTCGACACGTTCGTCGAACTCGCGGGGGCCGCCGGCGCCCGCCGGGTGCTGGACGTGGGCTGCGGCTGGGGCACCATGCTCAACCGGCTGACCACCGTGCACGGCGTGGAGCAGGCCGTCGGCCTCACCCTCAGCCGTACCCAGGAACAGTTCATCGCCGGCCTGGACAACCCCAGGATCACCACCCGGGTCGAGTCGTGGGAGGACCACGTCACCGACGACCCGTACGACGCGGCGTTCTGCATCAACGCGCTGGAGCACTTCGTCTCCTCCACGCTGCCGCCGCGCGAACGCACCAAGAAGTACCGGGTGTTCTTCAACAAGGTGGGCGCGGCGCTGAAGCCGGGCGGCCGGTTCGTGCTGCACACCATGACCGCCGAGGCCCTGCCGATGAACCGGCAGCTGCTCGACGACCTGAAGTTCCTCCAGCGCTCCGAGTTCGAGAACTGCCACATCCCGCACCTGCACGAGCTGACGCAGGCCGCCGAGGGGCTCTTCGACGTCATCGAGATCGTCAACGAACGCGAGTCGTTCGCCGTCGCCTGCCGCGCCTGGCTGAAACTGCTGGCCGCCCGCCGGGACGAGGCCGTCGCCCTGGAGGGCGAGGAGGTCGTGGCCCGCTTCGAGCGCTACCTGGACATCTTCGCCTACACGCTGGAAGACAAGTTCTTCAACAACTTCCGCGTCACCATCGCGCGACGCTGA
- a CDS encoding ketoacyl-ACP synthase III, producing MNGFDITGWGMSVPERVVSSEELAQRFGVDEHWIVSRCGIRERRAVGPGQTTASLAVEAGRRALEKAGLSGGDIAHLIVATATPEQPSPATSAFVHHELGIAGSAHDVNSECAGFVYGLVQAMALIRIDPRPILLIGSDTHTLTANPADRDLSILVGDGAGAVVLRPADRDRVLAWNLGADGSCTGSLKVLAGGSRMPTTEETVRQGLHYAQINGNEIYLNAVRYTVRTVRETLKEAKVEAADVNHVIPHQANIRIINSILGHTGLRTEALVTNLHKYGNTASASIPIALTEALDEGRIEDGDLVLLAGFGAGMTWGSVLLEWGGGDS from the coding sequence GTGAACGGCTTCGACATCACCGGGTGGGGCATGTCCGTACCCGAACGCGTCGTCTCCAGCGAGGAGCTGGCGCAGCGCTTCGGCGTCGACGAGCACTGGATCGTCAGCCGGTGCGGGATCCGTGAGCGCCGGGCCGTCGGACCGGGCCAGACGACCGCCTCCCTGGCTGTCGAGGCCGGCCGGCGAGCCCTGGAGAAGGCAGGGCTGAGCGGCGGCGACATCGCGCATCTGATCGTCGCCACCGCCACGCCCGAGCAGCCCTCCCCGGCCACGTCCGCGTTCGTCCACCACGAACTCGGCATCGCCGGCAGCGCGCACGACGTCAACTCCGAGTGCGCGGGGTTCGTGTACGGACTGGTCCAGGCCATGGCGCTGATCAGGATCGACCCCCGGCCCATCCTGCTGATCGGCTCCGACACCCACACCCTGACCGCCAACCCGGCCGACCGGGACCTGTCGATCCTCGTCGGCGACGGCGCGGGCGCCGTGGTGCTCCGGCCGGCGGACCGGGACCGGGTCCTGGCCTGGAACCTGGGCGCGGACGGCAGCTGCACCGGCAGCCTCAAGGTGCTGGCCGGCGGCAGCCGGATGCCCACCACCGAGGAGACCGTCCGCCAGGGACTGCACTACGCGCAGATCAACGGCAACGAGATCTACCTCAACGCCGTGCGCTACACGGTGCGCACGGTGCGGGAGACCCTGAAGGAGGCGAAGGTCGAGGCGGCCGACGTGAACCACGTCATCCCGCACCAGGCCAACATCAGGATCATCAACTCCATCCTCGGCCACACCGGTCTGCGCACGGAGGCCCTGGTCACCAATCTGCACAAGTACGGGAACACGGCGTCCGCGTCGATTCCCATCGCACTGACCGAAGCCCTGGACGAGGGCCGGATCGAGGACGGCGACCTGGTGCTGCTGGCCGGCTTCGGCGCGGGCATGACCTGGGGATCGGTCCTCCTGGAATGGGGCGGAGGAGACAGTTGA
- a CDS encoding SDR family NAD(P)-dependent oxidoreductase has protein sequence MSAKPVGTRPQRPVALVTGASGGLGQALAIELDALGCRVAVHYNRSEERARAVQDKLTNDSVVVTGDVGSYEAVTAMYREIGERLGPVDVLVNNGAIRKDALMAMQSPEDWAQVIRTNLIGSFHTARAAVPHMLRQRWGRVVNVVSPSGLIATAGQTAYSASKAGLIGFTRTLAAECGRRGVTVNALSPGFMITGMTESLPDRVKESMEEKAPVPRFVTVEEVARSAGLFLDQDCMTGQVISIDSGVSIT, from the coding sequence TTGAGCGCAAAACCGGTGGGAACCCGGCCACAGCGGCCGGTCGCCCTGGTCACGGGCGCGTCCGGCGGGCTGGGCCAGGCCCTGGCGATCGAGCTGGACGCCCTCGGCTGCCGGGTCGCGGTCCACTACAACCGCTCCGAGGAGCGGGCCCGGGCGGTACAGGACAAGCTGACGAACGACTCGGTCGTGGTCACCGGGGACGTCGGCTCGTACGAGGCCGTCACCGCGATGTACCGGGAGATCGGGGAACGGCTCGGCCCGGTGGACGTGCTCGTCAACAACGGCGCGATCCGCAAGGACGCGCTGATGGCGATGCAGTCGCCGGAGGACTGGGCCCAGGTGATCCGGACGAACCTGATCGGTTCGTTCCACACCGCGCGGGCGGCCGTCCCGCACATGCTGCGGCAGCGGTGGGGGAGGGTCGTCAACGTGGTCTCGCCGTCCGGTCTGATCGCGACCGCGGGCCAGACGGCGTACTCCGCGTCGAAGGCGGGTCTGATCGGTTTCACCCGCACCCTGGCCGCCGAGTGCGGCCGACGCGGGGTCACCGTCAACGCCCTGTCCCCGGGATTCATGATCACGGGCATGACGGAGAGCCTGCCCGACCGGGTGAAGGAGAGCATGGAGGAGAAGGCCCCCGTACCGCGCTTCGTGACGGTGGAGGAGGTGGCCCGCAGCGCGGGCCTGTTCCTCGACCAGGACTGCATGACGGGGCAGGTCATCAGCATCGACAGCGGGGTCTCCATCACCTGA
- a CDS encoding CBS domain-containing protein has product MNAKTGPMNAGTGPMNAGPMGAGTDTAVADSMHTFPKTSPPSTTVRQARELFRNDKVHALLVVDGGVLISVVERTDLMGRDDHEPAAPAGRLGDRVVAPSAGLRETWDAMVAAGRRRVAVTTEGGRLVGLLCLKRSGLGFCSDAGVRARAEERAAAARGR; this is encoded by the coding sequence ATGAACGCCAAAACCGGGCCGATGAACGCCGGGACCGGGCCGATGAACGCCGGACCGATGGGCGCCGGGACGGACACCGCCGTCGCGGACTCGATGCACACCTTCCCCAAGACCTCCCCTCCGTCGACGACGGTCCGGCAGGCGCGGGAGCTCTTCAGGAACGACAAGGTGCACGCCCTGCTGGTGGTCGACGGCGGCGTGCTGATCTCGGTCGTCGAGCGGACCGACCTGATGGGACGGGACGACCACGAGCCGGCCGCGCCGGCGGGACGGCTGGGCGACCGGGTGGTCGCGCCGTCCGCCGGGCTGCGCGAGACCTGGGACGCGATGGTCGCCGCGGGGCGCCGCCGGGTCGCCGTCACCACCGAGGGCGGCCGGCTGGTCGGCCTGCTCTGCCTGAAGAGGTCGGGGCTCGGCTTCTGCTCCGACGCCGGCGTGCGGGCGCGTGCCGAGGAACGCGCGGCGGCCGCACGGGGCCGATGA